The following proteins are encoded in a genomic region of Cercospora beticola chromosome 8, complete sequence:
- a CDS encoding uncharacterized protein (antiSMASH:Cluster_4) yields the protein MEDQRPESQESPTSYAAEMEDDNSNILSSRIKSLIWMFQQCGEEKPACNNCARRHMPCSYTSSYPASKASPATGNNDVDSTPSHSITSFNNSAASSPVIIDDLATSSLDPSRSTASLPFDLFDLELWNHWTTILRYSLTEDDNGDIAWSQNISQLAFAQTYIAQLILALSALHLSRTNESRKLECIARSNFLQSNAIGGMMSVMESGNVNSNPNGLYVAACFLVFCSFGKGPQPGQYLVYSDEGEPEWLGLLQGVKSILSEHRRAIFPDNAPTEKPKGPDQEKNEDCIDPEQVFPGYGEQFAAMRLSMETFEAEDSSFSKYLRTLDDLKDCYSAIFQKDTSKQNTAVLAPCQHTKRGTNMQVSSVRVKDHPDIKIISHHIFGWIFRCNQDYLSSVQTRRPMALVLLAHHCVLLALLKDIWYMDGWVPHIVEAIKRDLHPSYQHWLDWPLRHLDHVYIPSTE from the coding sequence ATGGAAGATCAACGTCCGGAATCTCAAGAAAGCCCAACCAGCTACGCTGCCGAAATGGAAGACGATAACAGCAACATATTGTCCAGCCGCATCAAGTCACTAATATGGATGTTTCAACAGTGCGGAGAGGAAAAGCCTGCCTGCAACAACTGTGCACGGCGACACATGCCATGCAGCTATACCTCATCATATCCAGCTTCGAAGGCTTCTCCAGCGACCGGCAACAACGACGTTGACTCTACGCCTTCACATTCGATCACGTCCTTTAACAACAGCGCTGCCTCTTCTCCTGTCATCATCGACGATCTTGCAACTTCGTCCTTGGATCCAAGCAGATCGACAGCTTCGCTGCCATTCGACTTGTTCGATCTCGAGCTATGGAACCACTGGACGACCATACTCCGTTACAGCCTAACGGAAGATGACAACGGCGACATAGCTTGGAGTCAAAACATCAGTCAGCTGGCATTTGCGCAAACTTACATTGCACAACTCATACTTGCACTCTCTGCACTACATCTGTCGAGAACAAATGAGTCCCGGAAGTTAGAGTGCATCGCAAGGTCTAATTTCCTGCAGAGTAATGCAATCGGCGGAATGATGAGCGTTATGGAAAGTGGAAACGTGAATTCAAACCCCAATGGGCTGTATGTTGCAGCCTGCTTTCTAGTCTTTTGTAGCTTCGGCAAAGGACCTCAACCCGGACAATATCTGGTCTAcagcgatgaaggcgagCCGGAATGGCTTGGGCTACTGCAGGGTGTGAAGTCAATACTCTCGGAGCATCGACGCGCCATCTTTCCCGACAATGCGCCAACCGAGAAACCCAAGGGACCCGATCAAGAAAAGAACGAGGACTGTATCGATCCCGAACAAGTCTTTCCTGGATACGGAGAACAGTTCGCCGCTATGCGCTTATCGATGGAAACATTTGAGGCGGAGGATAGCTCCTTCAGCAAGTATCTCCGTACCTTGGATGATTTGAAGGACTGCTACTCTGCAATTTTCCAAAAGGACACCTCGAAGCAGAATACTGCTGTTCTAGCACCATGTCAACATACGAAACGTGGCACAAATATGCAAGTCTCTTCGGTCCGTGTGAAAGATCATCCAGACATCAAAATCATTTCTCATCACATCTTCGGATGGATTTTCCGCTGCAACCAGGACTATCTGTCTTCTGTTCAGACACGACGACCGATGGCGCTGGTCCTTCTCGCCCATCACtgcgttcttcttgctctgttgAAGGACATTTGGTACATGGACGGCTGGGTTCCGCATATCGTCGAAGCGATCAAGAGGGATCTGCATCCTAGTTATCAGCATTGGTTGGATTGGCCGTTGCGGCATTTGGATCATGTTTACATTCCGTCAACGGAGTAA
- a CDS encoding uncharacterized protein (antiSMASH:Cluster_4), translating to MCWLKTWYFIPFVMGCIMETCGYYGRFWLSQSPYDFRAYVLYDLLVLPAPIFLAATMYMSISRIVTTLDAAELSPIRPRWLSKIFVLGDVVCFLVQLSGTGMTITIDSKIQDIGQKVVVVGLVFQIVVFVAFIWIVCLFFQRCRQQAGADGLKWKRFILALLAGSVCIVLRNLVVGIKHAQGGAGFVASHEVFAYLFEAVPIFVAVCLLLVYQPGRLQRSMKGLKIISPDGEEMQFAERSGLVSGSDENLTGGADFQRR from the exons ATGTGCTGGCTGAAGACCTGGTACTTCATTCCTTTCGTGATGGGTTGTATCA TGGAGACGTGTGGTTATTATGGCCGATTTTGGCTCTCGCAATCACCTTACGACTTCAGAGCTTACGTCCTCTACGACTTGCTTGTCTTGCCAGCACCGATTTTCCTCGCAGCGACGATGTATATGTCCATAAGCAGGATCGTGACAACTCTCGACGCTGCCGAGCTCTCGCCCATCAGGCCTCGATGGCTGAGCAAGATCTTCGTCCTTGGAGACGTGGTCTGCTTCTTAGTGCAACTTTCTGGCACAGGCATGACGATCACGATCGACAGCAAAATACAGGATATTGGTCAAAAAGTGGTCGTGGTCGGGCTGGTTTTCCAAATCGTGGTGTTTGTGGCTTTCATCTGGATCGTTTGCCTGTTTTTCCAGAGATGCAGACAGCAGGCTGGAGCAGATGGCTTGAAATGGAAGCGCTTCATTCTTGCACTATTGGCGGGGAGCGTTTGCATAGTGTTGCGTAATCTGGTCGTTGGTATCAAGCATGCACAAGGAGGGGCTGGGTTTGTGGCGAGCCACGAGGTGTTTGCCTATTTGTTCGAGGCAGTGCCCATCTTCGTTGCGGTGTGCTTGTTGTTGGTCTACCAGCCGGGCAGACTCCAAAGGTCGATGAAGGGATTGAAAATCATCTCTCCGGATGGCGAAGAGATGCAATTTGCGGAGAGATCTGGCTTGGTTTCAGGGTCGGATGAGAACCTCACTGGCGGAGCTGACTTTCAGCGGCGATAG